From Nodosilinea sp. PGN35:
TCTCAGGGATCAACCACGGGGCCAATCTGGGTACCGATGTGGTGTATTCCGGGACGGTGTCGGCGGCGATGGAGGGGGTGATGGAGGGGATTCCGGCGATCGCAGTCAGCCTGACCAGCTTCACCCAGGGCAGCTTTGAACCGGCCGCCGATTTTGTCCGCGATCTGCTGGCCGATGGCGATCGCTTTCCCCTAGAGAGCCCGATGCTGCTAAACGTCAATGTCCCGGCGGTGGCGGCAGCGGAGATCCAGGGGGCTAAAATCACCCGCCAGGGCATTCGCCGCTACTTTGACCAGTTTGAAAAACGTCTCGATCCGCGCGGTAAAACCTACTACTGGCTGGCCGGAGAGGCCGTTGAGGAGATTGAAGATCCCCTACCCAACCAGGGCTGGCCCCTCGACCTCAAAACCTCTATGGCAGCCATCCCTACAGATGTACAGGCCATTCGCGATCGCTACATTTCGGTCACCCCCCTGCACTACAACCTGACCGCCGTGAGCGATCTGCTAGATTTAGCTCAGGGTCGGCGGCCCCTGCTGCCAGACTATTCCCGGTAAAAAAATGTCCCCCAAGGCGGGATCTGGTAGCGCTTCGGGGCAAACTAGGGTAACGATAAACCCTAACACCCTGCGGTCGTTGGGGCAGGGCGATTAGTTCACCCCGATCATTTTGAACAGAGTTCATTACTATTAAAGAAAACTCAGGTTGATCCTCTACCCTAGGGCACATTTGTATTTTTAGCCTGACATTCCATGCTTTCCCACCCCCAAGATATTCATGGCTGAGCTTACTGAGCAGTTTTTAGTCCGGTTTTGGGGCGTGCGTGGGAGTATCGCTTGCCCAGGCCCCTCTACAGTGCGCTACGGTGGCAACACCTCCTGCGTCGAGATGTTGGTCGGGGGGCATCGCTTAATTTTTGACGGCGGCACCGGCTTACGCGAGCTGGGCCTGGCCCTGCTGGCCGATATGCCCGTCGAAGCCAACCTATTTTTTACCCACTCCCACTGGGATCACATCCAGGGCTTTCCGTTCTTTGTGCCGGCCTTCGTGCGGGGCAATCGATTTAATATTTACGGGGCGATCGCCCCCAACGGTTCCACCATTGAGCAGCGCCTCAACGACCAAATGCTGCACCCCAACTTCCCCGTACCGCTTCAGGTGATGGGGGCAGACCTCAAATTCTGCGATATAGAAGTGGGCGAAACCCTCCACATCGGTGACATCACCATTGAAAACGCCCTGCTCAACCACCCCGGCGAAGCAGTGGGCTACCGAGTCACCTGGCAAAATCGGGTGGCTGCCTACATCACCGACACCGAGCACTACCCCGACCGCCTAGACGACAACGCCGTGTGGCTAGCCCGCAACGCCGACGTCATGATCTACGACGCCACCTACACCGATGACGAGTACCACGACCCCAAATCGAGCAAGGTCAGCTGGGGCCACTCCACCTGGCAGGAGGCCGTCAAGGTAGCCAAGGCCGCCGGGGCCAAAACCCTGGTGATCTTCCACCACGATCCCGCCCACGACGACGATTTTATGGATCAGGTGGCGGCCCAAACCCAGGCTGTGTTCCCCGGCGCGGTGGTGGCCAAAGAAGGCATGGTAATTGATCTGACCGCCGCCTGCGTCACCCTGCCCTCGACAGCAACTGGAGCTTAGGGCTTTGAGGATGTCACCTCTTGTTAGCCTGCCCACAGGCCGAGCGCGGCCCCTGCGGAGTTATGTCTCCGATCGGTTGAACCCAACAGATTGTGTAAAACTGTAAAGCGTGTGGATCACGTCTTCGCTTACTACAGCTATTACCCCAACGGCGATCGCCCTGGGAAACTTTGACGGTGTCCATTTAGGTCATCAGGCCGTCATTCGCGCGGTGGTACCGCTGGCCGCCCAGCGCCAGGGTCTGCCCAGGGCCGAGCTGCCGCCTGCGGGGATGCCGCTGCGGGGGCTGAGCCACCGTCAGCGATCCCAGCTCAGCCTCCCCAGCGCTGGGGTGCAGCCCGAAGCAGGGCGGGTGACCCCAATGCCCACGGTGATGACCTTCTTTCCCCATCCCCAAGAATTTTTTTCGGGTAAAGCCAGGCCGCTGTTGACGCCCCTGCCTGAAAAAGCAGCCCAAATTAGCCGCCTCGGGATTGGTCAACTGGTGCTGCTGCCCTTCGATCAATCCCTGGCTAACCTTTCCCCCGCAGACTTTGTAGACACGCTGCTGGTCAAGCATCTGCGGGTGCAGCACATCAGCGTAGGCAAAGACTTTTGCTTTGGCAAACGACGTCAGGGTACCGTAGACGATCTAAAAACGTTGGCGGCCCGCCACGGGGTGCAGGTGCACATTGCTCCCCCAGTCGATCTAGGGGCCGATCGCATCAGCAGCTCCCGCATTCGTCAAGCCCTAGAAAAAACCGATCTGGAGACGGCCAAGGCGCTACTGGGCCGTCCTTTCAGTCTGGTGGGGCGGGTGGTACCGGGGCAGCAGCTAGGGCGCACCATTGGGTTCCCTACGGCCAACCTCTACCTGCCCGCCGAGAAGTTTTTGCCCCCCACGGGGGTATACAGCGTACGAGTTCACGGGGCTACCCCAACGCCCTACCCCCTTGTCCCCGGAGTCATGAACCTGGGCACCCGCCCTACGGTCAAGGGGGTGGCCCTCATTGCTGAAGTCCACCTGCTCAACTGGCAGGGCGATCTGTACGGTAAGACTCTGGAGGTATACCTGCACAGTTTTCTGCGGCCTGAACAAAAATTTGGTGGTCTTGACGACCTCAAGGCTCAAATTCAGCGCGACTGCGGGCAGGCCCTCGAAGAGCTGGCGCGATCGCCCCTCTGAATTACTGTTCTGAGGAGCATTTTCCTTGACCAGTAGGCAGTTGGGAACCGATCGGGGCATCATAAGCCTAGAGACATCAACTCAAGTCAGACCTGGAGAGCCCTGAAGGCAACCGCAAATCTCCATCTGAGCTTGGCATAGCAAGGGTCACAGAGAATGCGCGAGCGGATTGAAACGCTAGTTCAAAACTTAGACAAGACCATCGTCGGCAAATCAGACTCGATTCGGCTGGTGCTGGTGGCGCTGTTCTCCGGGGGGCACGCCCTGTTAGAAGACGTACCGGGGGTAGGCAAGACCCTGCTGGCAAAATCCCTAGCCCGCTGTATCGACGGCAGCTTTCAGCGCATTCAGTGTACCCCCGATCTGTTGCCCACCGATGTCACTGGCACCAATATCTGGAACCCCAGCAGTGGTGAGTTTCAGTTTATGCCGGGGCCGGTTTTTGCCAACATTTTACTGGCCGACGAAATTAACCGAGCGACCCCCCGAACCCAATCGGCCCTGCTGGAGGTGATGGAAGAGCACCAGGTCACCATTGACGGTCGATCGCGCCCGGTGCCCGCTCCATTTTTTGTGATCGCAACTCAAAACCCAGTGGAGTATCAGGGAACGTTTCCCCTACCCGAAGCCCAAATGGATCGCTTTGCCCTCTCCTTTAGTCTGGGCTACCCCACGGAAAATGAAGAACTGAGCATGCTTCAGCGACTCGGGGGCGGCGCATCTTTCCACGATATTCAGCCCTGTATCACCCTGGATGAGGTGATGGCGCTGCGGGCAGAATGTGCCCAGGTAGCGGTGGAAGATTCGTTACAGCGCTACATTCTCGACCTGGTGCGGGCGACTCGCACCCACAGCGATATCACCCTGGGAGTCAGTCCTCGCGGCTCGGTGGCGTTTTACCGGGCGATCCAGGCCCTGGCCTACTTAGAAGGACGCAGCTACGCCATCCCCGACGATATCAAGCAACTCGCGCCCCACGTAATGGCCCATCGGCTGATTGCGGCTGGGCACCACCGCCCCCATCGGCTAGTGGCCGACCTGCTCGAGACGGTTCCCATTCCCTAGACGCCATGGCCGCTTTAGCCGCAGCCAGGCTGTCCCCTTCTGAGAGGAGGGAAATTCTCCCGGGGAGAATGGTAGTTTTTAGGGCCAGACAGCCCATAATAGGGGCGGTGAACTGAAGGATCGCAATTTCCTATGCCAAGAACGCCCAGTGAGTACGTCATTCACATGCTGTTTGATGGCGGCCACCACGAAGAGGTACGCTTCTCCTCTATTCAAGATTTTCAAAAGTGGTACAGCGGTGAGCTAATGCCCAAGGCCACCTCTGATGAGTTCATTACGGTGCCCCTGCCCAAGGTCAACCCCGGCGAATATATGGTTGTGCGTCCGTCTCGAATCAGCGCGATTCGGGTAGAGCCGGTGTTTAGCTCTAGCGTCGAGCGGTATTGATGGCTGGCTGGATTGGGTGGGGCAGAGCGGCTTCGGTGCTGGTTGCAGGGGTGGGGATGGCAGCAGTCCTGTCTGCTTTTGGCGGCGTACCGACCCTACTAGCGGCAGCGGCAGACGCTCCGAGGACTGAAGGACTGTCTGTGGGCGGTCAGCCAGGGCCCCTGCCTTTGCAACCGGTGGCGGCGGCGAGCAGTACCGCTGTATGGCCTGAGCTCCTGTTGCCAAGCGATCGCCAGGCGTTAATTCAATCCATCAACCACAGCCTTACCTACCTGGCTACGCCCAAGGCGGCGGCGGATTATCAAGATTATCCGGTGCCGGGGATAACGCGCGATCGCGTGTGGCGCAGCCTGCAACGTCTGCGGCAGCTAGTGGCAACCAGCCCCACCAACGAGGCCTTTCAGACGGCCCTGCGGCGGGAGTTTGTGCTGTACGAATCGACTGGCGCTGACGGTGGGGGCACCGTTGCCTACACCGGTTACTTTGAGCCCCAGTATCGGGCCAGCGCTGTGCCAACGGCGGAGTACCGCTACCCCCTCTACCGCCGCCCACCCACCCTGGAAACCTGGCCCCAACCTCACCCCACTCGGCTAGAGCTAGAGGGTGTAGACGGGTTGGCCAGTGGTCAAGGACCCCTCGCTGGGTTGGAATTAGTCTGGTTGGCCAATCGCCTGGAGGCGTTTTTAGTGCAGGTGCAGGGTTCGGCCAGGCTCCAGCTCACCGATGGCCGGGTCATGTCGGTGGGCTACGCGGGCCGTACCGAGTATCCCTACACCAGTATTGGCCGGGCCCTGGTGGAAGACGGCAAGATCGCCCCAGATCAGCTTTCACTGCCCAATTTGCTGGCCTATTTTGCAGCCTACCCCGACGATCTAAATCGCTACCTCCCCCAAAACGAGCGGTTTATTTTCTTCCGTGAAGGTGATGGTGGGCCACCCACAGGCAGTCTCAGTGTGCCGGTGACCGCTGGCTACTCCATTGCTACCGATAAATCGTTGATGCCGCCGGGGGCGATCGCAGTTATTCAACTACCCCTGCCCCATCAGACCGCTCAGGGGGATTGGATAGACCAGCCCACAACCCGGCTGGTGCTCGATCAAGACACTGGCGGTGCCATTCTTGGCCCTGGAAGGGTTGATTTGTATGTGGGGTCAGGCGATCAGGCCGGAGAACTGGCCGGGCGCATCAATACAGCGGGACGATTGTATTACCTGCTCCTGCGTCCCTAGGGGCGCGGTGCCCGCCAAGTGATATTGCCGCTGGTTTGCCCCGGTAGGGGTGTTACCCTATAGGCCTATGGATACTTCCTTTGCCCTCACCCTACAGATCGTGCTCACGGTGTTGGCCGGAGTGACTGCGCAGGTTCTTGGGGAAATAGCCAGGGTGCCCAGCATTATCTTTTTGCTGCTGTTTGGCATTGGTCTGGGCCCAGATGGTGTTGGGCTGATTCATCCCCAAGATCTGGGGGTAGGGCTTGAGGTGATTGTCGCCCTCAGCGTCGCCTTGATTTTATTTGAGGGGGGGTTAAGTTTAGAGCTGAGCGAACTGGGCCAGGTGTCAAACAGCCTGCGAAACCTGGTTACAGTCGGCATTTTTATTACCCTAATTGGCGGTGGTATGGCGGCCCACTGGCTGGGGGAATTTCCCTGGTCGCTGGCTTTTTTATACGCCTCACTGGTAGTCGTCACTGGCCCCACCGTGATTGGCCCACTGCTGCGCCAGGTGGAGGTCGACCGTAAGGTGGCGACCCTGCTAGAGGGCGAAGGCGTGCTGATCGACCCCGTCGGTGCCATTTTGGCAGTGGTGGTGCTCGACATTATTCTCAATGGCGACGCTGACCCCACAACGGTGGTTGGTGGGTTAATTCTGCGGCTGAGCATCGGTACCCTGATTGGGGTAGTAGGGGGTGGACTGATCGGCCTTTTGCTTAAGCAGGCCAGCTTCTTGGGTGAAGACCTGCGGAACCTGGTGGTATTAGCGGGACTCTGGGGACTCTTTGGGCTGGCCCAGAGCATTCGCAGTGAGGCGGGGCTGATGGCTACCGTAGTCGCGGGCATGATGGTGCGCTGGCTATCGGTACCCGACGAGCGCCTGCTGCGTCGGTTTAAGGGGCAGCTGACAGTACTAGCCGTGTCGGTGCTGTTTATTTTACTGGCGGCAGACCTGTCGATT
This genomic window contains:
- a CDS encoding bifunctional riboflavin kinase/FAD synthetase, translating into MWITSSLTTAITPTAIALGNFDGVHLGHQAVIRAVVPLAAQRQGLPRAELPPAGMPLRGLSHRQRSQLSLPSAGVQPEAGRVTPMPTVMTFFPHPQEFFSGKARPLLTPLPEKAAQISRLGIGQLVLLPFDQSLANLSPADFVDTLLVKHLRVQHISVGKDFCFGKRRQGTVDDLKTLAARHGVQVHIAPPVDLGADRISSSRIRQALEKTDLETAKALLGRPFSLVGRVVPGQQLGRTIGFPTANLYLPAEKFLPPTGVYSVRVHGATPTPYPLVPGVMNLGTRPTVKGVALIAEVHLLNWQGDLYGKTLEVYLHSFLRPEQKFGGLDDLKAQIQRDCGQALEELARSPL
- the surE gene encoding 5'/3'-nucleotidase SurE; this translates as MNILISNDDGIFALGMRTLASTLATAGHRVTVVCPDRERSATGHGLTMHKPIRAEMIESVFQDDIEAWSCSGTPADCVKLALGALMATPPEVVVSGINHGANLGTDVVYSGTVSAAMEGVMEGIPAIAVSLTSFTQGSFEPAADFVRDLLADGDRFPLESPMLLNVNVPAVAAAEIQGAKITRQGIRRYFDQFEKRLDPRGKTYYWLAGEAVEEIEDPLPNQGWPLDLKTSMAAIPTDVQAIRDRYISVTPLHYNLTAVSDLLDLAQGRRPLLPDYSR
- a CDS encoding murein transglycosylase A; the protein is MAAVLSAFGGVPTLLAAAADAPRTEGLSVGGQPGPLPLQPVAAASSTAVWPELLLPSDRQALIQSINHSLTYLATPKAAADYQDYPVPGITRDRVWRSLQRLRQLVATSPTNEAFQTALRREFVLYESTGADGGGTVAYTGYFEPQYRASAVPTAEYRYPLYRRPPTLETWPQPHPTRLELEGVDGLASGQGPLAGLELVWLANRLEAFLVQVQGSARLQLTDGRVMSVGYAGRTEYPYTSIGRALVEDGKIAPDQLSLPNLLAYFAAYPDDLNRYLPQNERFIFFREGDGGPPTGSLSVPVTAGYSIATDKSLMPPGAIAVIQLPLPHQTAQGDWIDQPTTRLVLDQDTGGAILGPGRVDLYVGSGDQAGELAGRINTAGRLYYLLLRP
- a CDS encoding MoxR family ATPase; the encoded protein is MRERIETLVQNLDKTIVGKSDSIRLVLVALFSGGHALLEDVPGVGKTLLAKSLARCIDGSFQRIQCTPDLLPTDVTGTNIWNPSSGEFQFMPGPVFANILLADEINRATPRTQSALLEVMEEHQVTIDGRSRPVPAPFFVIATQNPVEYQGTFPLPEAQMDRFALSFSLGYPTENEELSMLQRLGGGASFHDIQPCITLDEVMALRAECAQVAVEDSLQRYILDLVRATRTHSDITLGVSPRGSVAFYRAIQALAYLEGRSYAIPDDIKQLAPHVMAHRLIAAGHHRPHRLVADLLETVPIP
- a CDS encoding MBL fold metallo-hydrolase — translated: MAELTEQFLVRFWGVRGSIACPGPSTVRYGGNTSCVEMLVGGHRLIFDGGTGLRELGLALLADMPVEANLFFTHSHWDHIQGFPFFVPAFVRGNRFNIYGAIAPNGSTIEQRLNDQMLHPNFPVPLQVMGADLKFCDIEVGETLHIGDITIENALLNHPGEAVGYRVTWQNRVAAYITDTEHYPDRLDDNAVWLARNADVMIYDATYTDDEYHDPKSSKVSWGHSTWQEAVKVAKAAGAKTLVIFHHDPAHDDDFMDQVAAQTQAVFPGAVVAKEGMVIDLTAACVTLPSTATGA